In uncultured Bacteroides sp., the following proteins share a genomic window:
- a CDS encoding two-component regulator propeller domain-containing protein: protein MKKTQLIISFFIFFLTGISVYAQPDFFTKYYFKNLNIRDGLSQSTVNAILQDSKGFMWFGTKDGLNRYDGLSFRVFKFDANTKKSIGNNFITALYEDQNGNMFVGTDAGLYIYSPITDSFKRFSLRSAQGTSIEHSVTSIISDKKGGIWISVDSQGLFYYEPTRETLINYFSSKSKKFISANITRFWFDDNGTCWLCLYDDNLYYTKDHFKTLKPFVAADGSQPFKDDIINKLVSGPHHYLYVGSSKGGLKEIDLATNKVRTLLLKDESGEIIYAREIAFYSKDEIWVGSESGLFIYHLKTGKFTHHTCVNGDPYSLTDNAIYSLFKDKEGGMWIGSYFGGINYYPKQYTYFEKFYSSGNTNRDLGKRVREFCESNDGTIWIGTEDKGLFNYNPATGAIKPFTNPAIYHNVHGLCLDGDYLWIGTFAKGLNRLNLKTKEIKSYHKGTGLNTLSANDIFTICRSASGALWIGTTYGLMRYNRQTDDFTRIPELNGKFIYDIKEDAHGNLWLATYANGAYRYDINKKKWKNYLHNENDNNSLPYDKVVSIFEDSQRQIWLTTQGRGFCKFNPASETFTRYGSKDGLPNDVIYQIVEDENGMFWITTNAGLVRFNPQTKSSKVFTVANGLLGNQFNFRSGFKAKNGTIYFGSIDGFISFNPETFSDNKYIPYVAITDFLLFNKSVFVGDEDSPLKKSITYSDAIVLDADQNSFSLRIAALSYQAPQMNRLMYKLDGFDKEWLSVTGNSLITYSNLEYGDYVFRVRASNSDGVWNNKETTLHIKIRPPFYLSVWAYCFYVLFISASVVYVISYFKKKSERKHQRQMEKFEQEKEHEIYNAKIDFFTNVAHEIRTPLTLIKGPLENIILKKNVDAETKEDLSIMNRNTERLLNLTNQLLDFRKTESQGFRLSFIKCNISDLLRETYLRFTPLTKQRGIDFKLNVPETDFYAHVDKEAFTKILSNLFNNAVKYSESYIHATLVVDSSQQEAAIFRVRVVNDGQIIPESMRDEIFKPFVRYDENGMNKQTTGTGIGLALSRSLAELHQGSLRMDNVSDCNSFCLTLPAVQNRIINLDMEPVNTQKEDINLTAKPIKIGNNKSVVLVVEDNPDMLSFVVKQLSPIYTVLTAVNGKEALEVLDNNYVNLVVSDVMMPQMGGFELCRIIKSDLNYSHIPVVLLTAKTNLQSKIEGLDLGADAYIDKPFSVEYLLANIANLIQNREKLRQAFAKSPFLDANTMAMTKADEEFLEKLNDIIQTNLHNPDFSIDDMADTFNMSRSSFYRKIKGVLDLTPNDYLRLERLKKAAQLLKEGENRVNEICYIVGFNSPSYFSKCFQKQFGVLPKDFVA from the coding sequence ATGAAGAAAACGCAACTCATCATATCTTTTTTTATTTTCTTTTTAACCGGTATCTCTGTCTATGCACAGCCTGACTTTTTTACCAAATACTATTTTAAGAACTTAAATATCAGAGATGGTCTGTCACAGAGTACAGTAAATGCTATTTTGCAGGACAGCAAAGGCTTTATGTGGTTTGGAACAAAAGATGGGCTCAACCGGTATGATGGTTTGTCTTTCCGTGTTTTTAAGTTTGATGCAAATACGAAAAAATCTATAGGGAATAATTTTATAACAGCACTTTATGAAGACCAGAATGGTAATATGTTTGTGGGTACTGATGCCGGCTTATATATATATTCTCCTATAACAGACTCTTTTAAGCGTTTCTCATTAAGAAGTGCTCAGGGAACATCTATTGAACATTCTGTTACTTCTATTATTAGTGATAAAAAAGGAGGTATCTGGATTTCTGTAGATTCTCAGGGGCTTTTTTACTATGAACCTACGCGGGAAACTCTTATTAATTATTTTTCCAGCAAATCAAAGAAATTCATCTCTGCCAATATAACCCGCTTCTGGTTTGATGATAATGGTACTTGTTGGCTTTGTTTGTATGATGATAATTTATATTATACCAAAGATCATTTTAAAACACTGAAACCTTTTGTTGCTGCTGATGGGAGCCAGCCCTTTAAAGATGATATTATCAATAAGCTGGTTTCAGGACCTCATCATTATTTGTATGTTGGTTCTTCGAAAGGTGGATTGAAAGAGATAGATTTAGCAACAAACAAGGTTCGCACTCTTTTATTAAAGGATGAATCAGGAGAAATAATTTATGCGCGGGAAATAGCCTTTTATTCCAAAGATGAAATTTGGGTAGGGTCTGAATCGGGATTGTTTATTTATCACCTGAAAACAGGAAAGTTTACACACCATACTTGTGTGAATGGTGATCCTTATTCACTTACTGACAATGCTATTTATTCTTTGTTTAAAGATAAGGAAGGGGGGATGTGGATCGGTTCTTATTTTGGTGGCATCAACTATTATCCAAAACAATACACTTATTTTGAGAAGTTTTATTCTTCCGGAAATACAAACAGAGATTTAGGAAAGAGAGTCCGGGAGTTTTGTGAAAGCAACGATGGCACTATATGGATAGGGACCGAGGATAAAGGACTGTTTAATTATAATCCGGCAACGGGTGCTATTAAGCCGTTTACAAATCCGGCTATTTATCACAATGTTCATGGTCTTTGTCTGGATGGTGACTATTTATGGATTGGTACATTTGCCAAAGGGTTAAACCGCCTGAACTTAAAAACAAAGGAGATAAAGTCATACCACAAAGGAACCGGACTTAATACGTTAAGTGCGAATGATATTTTTACTATTTGCCGTTCGGCTTCGGGTGCACTCTGGATTGGAACAACTTACGGGTTGATGCGTTACAACAGGCAAACGGATGATTTTACCCGCATTCCGGAGTTGAACGGAAAGTTTATTTATGATATAAAAGAAGATGCGCATGGCAATTTGTGGCTGGCTACTTACGCTAACGGAGCTTATAGGTATGATATAAACAAAAAGAAGTGGAAGAACTATCTGCATAATGAAAATGATAACAATAGTCTTCCGTATGATAAGGTAGTGAGTATCTTTGAAGATAGCCAAAGACAAATATGGCTGACAACACAGGGCAGAGGATTCTGCAAGTTTAATCCGGCTTCGGAAACATTCACCAGATATGGTTCCAAAGATGGATTGCCTAATGATGTGATTTATCAGATTGTGGAGGATGAAAACGGAATGTTCTGGATTACTACAAATGCCGGACTGGTAAGATTTAATCCTCAGACAAAAAGTAGTAAAGTATTTACTGTGGCTAATGGACTGCTGGGTAACCAGTTTAATTTCCGTTCGGGTTTCAAGGCTAAAAATGGAACTATTTATTTTGGTAGTATAGACGGATTTATTTCTTTTAATCCGGAAACGTTTTCTGATAATAAATATATTCCATACGTGGCTATTACCGACTTTTTACTCTTTAATAAATCAGTTTTTGTAGGTGATGAAGATTCACCGTTGAAAAAAAGTATTACTTACTCTGATGCAATTGTGCTTGATGCTGATCAGAACTCTTTTTCTCTTAGGATTGCAGCATTAAGTTATCAGGCTCCGCAAATGAATCGGCTGATGTATAAATTAGACGGGTTTGATAAAGAGTGGCTTTCTGTTACAGGAAACTCTCTTATCACTTATTCAAATCTCGAATATGGTGATTATGTATTCCGGGTAAGGGCGTCAAATAGTGATGGTGTATGGAATAATAAAGAGACAACTTTGCATATTAAAATTCGTCCGCCGTTTTACCTTTCGGTGTGGGCTTATTGTTTTTATGTATTGTTCATTTCGGCTTCTGTTGTATATGTGATTTCTTATTTTAAGAAGAAGAGTGAAAGAAAGCATCAGCGTCAGATGGAGAAATTTGAGCAGGAAAAGGAGCATGAGATCTATAATGCTAAAATTGATTTCTTTACGAATGTGGCACACGAAATCCGTACTCCGCTTACTTTGATTAAAGGTCCGCTGGAGAATATTATTCTGAAAAAGAATGTGGATGCAGAGACAAAAGAAGACTTAAGTATTATGAACCGGAATACTGAACGACTTCTGAATCTGACAAACCAGCTTCTCGATTTCCGGAAAACAGAAAGTCAGGGCTTTCGCCTCAGCTTTATAAAATGTAATATTTCTGATTTACTGAGAGAAACTTATCTTCGCTTTACACCTTTGACAAAGCAAAGAGGGATAGACTTTAAACTGAATGTGCCCGAAACTGATTTTTATGCTCATGTGGACAAAGAAGCATTTACTAAGATTCTTAGTAATCTGTTCAATAATGCAGTGAAATATTCGGAATCATATATTCATGCAACGTTGGTAGTTGACTCTTCTCAGCAGGAAGCTGCTATTTTTAGGGTGCGTGTTGTAAATGACGGTCAGATTATTCCGGAAAGTATGAGGGATGAGATTTTTAAACCTTTTGTACGTTACGATGAGAACGGAATGAACAAACAAACTACAGGTACAGGAATAGGACTGGCTCTATCGCGCTCTTTGGCTGAATTGCATCAGGGAAGCCTGCGAATGGATAATGTTAGTGACTGTAACAGTTTCTGTCTCACACTACCGGCTGTTCAGAACCGGATTATCAATCTGGACATGGAGCCTGTAAACACTCAGAAAGAAGATATTAATTTGACTGCTAAACCGATAAAAATAGGTAATAATAAGTCTGTTGTTTTAGTTGTTGAAGATAATCCGGACATGCTTTCATTTGTAGTAAAACAGCTTTCTCCTATTTACACTGTTTTAACAGCCGTAAATGGAAAAGAAGCTTTGGAAGTGCTTGATAACAATTATGTTAATCTTGTGGTAAGTGACGTGATGATGCCTCAGATGGGGGGCTTTGAACTTTGCAGGATTATAAAATCTGATTTGAATTATAGTCATATACCTGTTGTTTTGCTGACTGCTAAAACAAATCTGCAATCTAAAATAGAAGGGCTTGATTTGGGTGCAGATGCTTATATAGATAAGCCTTTCTCTGTAGAATATTTGCTGGCAAATATTGCCAACTTAATTCAGAACCGTGAAAAGCTGCGTCAGGCATTTGCAAAATCACCATTCCTGGATGCTAACACGATGGCAATGACTAAGGCGGACGAAGAGTTTCTGGAGAAACTAAATGACATTATTCAAACCAATCTGCATAACCCTGATTTTAGTATTGATGATATGGCTGATACATTCAATATGAGCCGTTCCAGCTTTTATAGAAAAATAAAGGGAGTACTTGATTTAACTCCCAATGACTATCTGCGTCTGGAACGTTTGAAGAAAGCTGCGCAATTATTAAAGGAAGGAGAAAACCGGGTAAATGAGATTTGTTATATAGTAGGTTTTAACTCTCCGTCATATTTTTCTAAATGTTTCCAGAAACAATTCGGAGTGCTCCCTAAAGATTTTGTTGCCTGA
- a CDS encoding TonB-dependent receptor has protein sequence MTKKLLILLLTIFTYTAQAQNVNVTGKVVDTKDAPLIGVSVLLKGTKVGTSTDLDGNFLLSGKKGQTLVFSYLGMDTKEVVIDGKPLVVVLSDNTKALEEVVVIGYQTIKKADLTGSVSVFKPETMKNTVVTGTVADALASLPGLFVRSSGQPGAEGMVEIRGTSTFGSSAPLYVIDGIAVDGGANRDFNFNDIESIQVLKDASAAAIYGSRAANGVIIVTTKKGKEGKMVIDASAKTTLQWLPRYNLADKSQWTELNDMAFKNAGLNPANHYDGNTNWQDVAFKTGIIQDYNVGFSGGGSNSNYYISANYQGNSGATIGTKSERFTVRANTSSQRDFGKNVTFRIGENVIVSNYSVDELNTNPIIDVYRMLPTISVYDKTHSGGFGYGDGQRDVTFGTNPVAIENLKNITNENLRVRGNAYTELEFLKSFKYRFNFGFESSSDSYMNLRKIGNWTYNQPYDPSSLNRARGRSNSMVFDNTLEYNKTFGKHNISAVFGSSFMNNYYEKVWGTKNDLLTTGDSYFDQLDAALSNPKTGSYRDMQKLFSLFGRVNYSYDDKYLFSATIRRDASSKFGSDYRNGAFPSASVGWRISKEKFFKVDWVNDLKIRANYGVLGSSNIGVWDWVSYINVYPQVIFGKDQHIETGMTQVKLVNQDLKWEELSQMNAGFDATLFDNHLDMSFDYYIKTTKDILTGMQILMSTGNNGGNPMVNAASVRNSGVDLSLTWRDKLGGMNYSVNLNGSYLNNEILKLGYDRQYFTQWDTKSYVGKSIGEWYLIKTDGLFRSEADVLAHTNSKGQLIQPNAKPGDVRYVDYNDDGQITDADRQHCGSTIPKFHLSSTINLEYKGFDLMALLNSSFGNKLFNGPRSAYDRFDDNSNYRANYDPWSPTNVNAKDPRPIYGDARNVRGDQDRWLENGNYVRVSQLALGYTFPKSLIGQYFQQIRLFVNAQNLITFTKYTGLDPEFINTNIWDRGYDGGSFPNPKGVTFGAQIKF, from the coding sequence ATGACTAAAAAATTATTGATTTTATTACTGACAATATTTACGTATACGGCGCAAGCGCAAAACGTAAATGTTACTGGTAAGGTGGTTGACACAAAAGATGCTCCACTTATTGGTGTAAGTGTTTTACTCAAAGGTACTAAGGTAGGTACTTCTACAGATCTGGACGGGAACTTTCTGTTGTCAGGGAAAAAGGGACAAACTTTAGTTTTCTCATATCTTGGAATGGATACAAAAGAGGTCGTTATTGATGGGAAACCTCTGGTTGTTGTTCTTTCTGATAATACCAAAGCTCTGGAAGAAGTGGTAGTTATTGGTTATCAGACAATCAAGAAAGCCGATTTGACCGGATCTGTGTCCGTCTTTAAACCGGAAACAATGAAAAATACAGTTGTTACAGGAACTGTGGCTGATGCGCTAGCTTCTTTACCAGGCCTTTTTGTTCGTTCATCTGGTCAGCCAGGAGCAGAAGGTATGGTAGAAATACGCGGAACATCAACATTTGGATCCAGCGCACCATTATATGTAATTGATGGTATTGCTGTTGATGGTGGGGCAAACCGGGATTTTAACTTTAATGATATTGAAAGTATTCAGGTTTTGAAAGATGCTTCTGCTGCAGCTATTTATGGTTCACGTGCCGCTAATGGAGTAATTATTGTTACTACCAAAAAAGGAAAAGAGGGTAAAATGGTTATTGATGCTTCTGCAAAAACAACATTGCAATGGCTTCCCCGATATAACTTGGCTGATAAGAGTCAATGGACTGAGCTGAATGATATGGCTTTTAAAAATGCCGGATTAAATCCTGCAAACCATTATGATGGTAATACGAACTGGCAGGATGTAGCATTTAAAACAGGTATTATACAAGATTATAATGTGGGATTCTCTGGTGGTGGATCAAATAGTAATTACTATATATCTGCTAACTACCAAGGCAACTCCGGTGCAACAATAGGCACAAAGAGCGAAAGATTTACTGTACGTGCAAATACTTCTTCTCAACGTGATTTTGGAAAGAATGTAACTTTCAGAATTGGCGAAAATGTGATTGTTAGTAATTATTCCGTTGATGAGCTGAATACTAATCCGATTATTGATGTTTACCGTATGCTACCTACAATCTCAGTATACGATAAAACACATTCCGGTGGATTTGGATATGGAGACGGCCAACGTGATGTTACCTTCGGAACAAATCCTGTTGCGATTGAAAATCTGAAGAATATTACTAATGAAAATCTTAGAGTAAGAGGAAATGCCTATACAGAACTTGAATTTTTAAAATCATTTAAATATCGTTTTAATTTTGGGTTTGAAAGTAGTTCTGATTCATACATGAATCTTCGTAAAATAGGGAACTGGACATATAACCAGCCTTATGATCCTTCTTCGCTTAACAGAGCCAGAGGCAGATCTAATTCTATGGTATTTGATAATACTCTGGAATATAATAAGACTTTTGGGAAACATAATATTTCAGCTGTATTTGGTTCCAGCTTTATGAATAATTATTATGAAAAAGTATGGGGAACTAAAAACGACTTGCTGACAACTGGCGATAGCTATTTTGATCAGCTGGATGCTGCTTTGAGTAACCCAAAAACAGGTAGTTACAGAGATATGCAGAAGTTGTTCTCTTTATTTGGACGGGTAAACTATTCTTATGATGACAAATACCTTTTTAGTGCTACCATTCGTAGAGATGCATCGTCTAAATTTGGTTCGGATTATCGCAATGGTGCATTCCCTTCAGCATCTGTGGGTTGGAGAATAAGCAAAGAAAAATTCTTTAAAGTAGACTGGGTAAATGACTTGAAGATCCGTGCAAATTATGGTGTGCTGGGTAGTTCTAACATCGGTGTTTGGGATTGGGTTTCATATATTAATGTTTATCCTCAGGTTATATTTGGTAAAGATCAGCATATTGAAACTGGTATGACTCAGGTAAAATTAGTAAATCAAGACTTAAAATGGGAAGAATTGTCACAAATGAATGCCGGTTTTGATGCTACTTTATTTGATAATCACCTGGATATGTCATTTGATTATTATATTAAAACAACAAAAGACATTCTTACTGGAATGCAGATATTGATGTCTACTGGTAATAATGGTGGAAATCCAATGGTAAATGCTGCTTCAGTACGTAACTCTGGTGTTGATTTGTCTCTTACCTGGAGAGATAAATTGGGTGGTATGAATTATAGCGTAAACTTAAACGGCTCTTATCTGAATAATGAAATTTTAAAATTAGGATATGATCGTCAGTATTTTACGCAATGGGATACTAAATCTTATGTAGGAAAATCTATAGGTGAGTGGTATTTAATAAAAACAGATGGCCTTTTCAGATCTGAAGCTGACGTGCTGGCTCATACAAACAGTAAAGGTCAGTTAATTCAGCCTAATGCCAAACCTGGTGATGTACGTTATGTAGACTATAATGATGACGGACAGATAACAGATGCAGACAGACAACATTGCGGTTCTACTATTCCTAAATTTCATTTGAGTTCTACAATAAACCTTGAATATAAAGGATTTGATTTAATGGCACTGCTAAATAGCTCGTTTGGAAATAAATTGTTTAATGGACCAAGAAGTGCGTATGACAGATTTGATGATAACTCTAATTATCGTGCAAATTATGATCCATGGAGTCCGACAAACGTTAATGCAAAAGATCCCCGCCCTATCTATGGCGATGCGCGTAATGTAAGAGGTGATCAGGATCGTTGGTTAGAAAATGGAAACTATGTACGTGTAAGTCAATTGGCTTTGGGATATACATTCCCTAAATCTTTAATAGGTCAGTATTTTCAACAAATCAGACTGTTTGTTAATGCTCAGAATTTGATTACATTTACTAAATATACAGGACTTGATCCTGAGTTTATTAACACAAATATATGGGATCGTGGTTATGATGGAGGTTCTTTCCCAAATCCGAAAGGCGTGACATTCGGTGCACAAATTAAATTCTAA
- a CDS encoding BT4734/BF3469 family protein, protein MKITQFKSSGKGKKQKSVELVTLLESMKKERAEQLVYLFRHSLQYIDRKTRSAHVNKIPELSFAAEFKKMDAGQVMAHYNGVVLLEVNHLAGMEAAASVRNAVARLPQTLAAFVGASGKSVKFLVAFTCPDGSLPQSQKEAELFHAHAYRKAVRFYEELISYKISLKRPLLNQCCRLSYDPDLYFNPEANPIFMKQPVEMPALPTYEEAAREELDPLLRLMPGQQLSGIVSTLFESSLSAVYEELGRFPEEDGDIKPFLVALAANCLKSGIPEEDVVKGALLHFDLKQREVELRLTVHNVYLKTKGFGGKPCISKEQVMSVKTEEFMKRRYEFRNNTQTGVMEYRERNSFFFDFRPVSQLVLNSIALNAQEEGLQLWDRDVTRYVYSDRTPQFAPIEDFLAGLPEWDGEDRIRLLADSVPCKNKHWRDFFHRWFLCMTAHWRGMDKMHANSTSPLLIGKQGYRKSTFCLSILPPQLRAYYTDSIDFGNKNAAEMYLNRFALISIDEFDQISTRQQGFLKHLLQKPVVNTRKAHQSAVQELRRYASFIGTSNHYDLLTDNSGGRRYICIEVTAPIVLPESINYTQLYAQAQSEILRGERYWFNSEDEAILTKNNEAFEVQPPVELLFLQYYRPVEEGETGERLRAIEILTRLQKKSGFKLSDTKIGTFGRILTKLNIPLSETNQGRKYCVIEC, encoded by the coding sequence ATGAAAATTACTCAGTTTAAGTCAAGTGGAAAAGGGAAAAAACAGAAAAGTGTAGAGTTGGTAACGCTATTGGAAAGCATGAAAAAAGAGAGGGCGGAGCAATTGGTTTATCTCTTTCGGCATTCGTTACAATATATAGACAGAAAAACACGCAGTGCACATGTGAATAAAATCCCGGAACTGAGTTTTGCTGCTGAATTTAAGAAAATGGATGCGGGGCAGGTGATGGCTCACTATAATGGGGTGGTGTTACTGGAGGTTAATCACCTTGCAGGAATGGAGGCTGCGGCTTCTGTGAGAAATGCGGTTGCCCGGTTGCCGCAAACGCTGGCTGCTTTTGTGGGTGCAAGCGGTAAGAGTGTGAAATTTCTGGTGGCTTTTACTTGTCCCGATGGTTCTTTGCCGCAATCCCAGAAGGAGGCGGAGCTGTTTCACGCGCATGCTTACCGCAAAGCGGTGCGTTTTTATGAGGAACTGATATCCTACAAAATTTCACTGAAACGCCCGTTGCTTAATCAGTGCTGCCGTTTGTCTTATGATCCTGATCTGTACTTTAATCCGGAGGCAAATCCCATTTTTATGAAACAACCTGTTGAAATGCCTGCCCTGCCTACCTATGAGGAAGCGGCAAGGGAGGAACTTGATCCGTTGTTGAGGCTTATGCCGGGGCAACAGCTTAGTGGCATTGTGTCTACCTTGTTTGAATCGTCTTTGTCGGCGGTATATGAGGAGCTGGGACGCTTCCCTGAGGAGGATGGAGATATTAAACCTTTCCTGGTGGCACTGGCGGCCAACTGTTTAAAGTCGGGAATCCCTGAAGAGGATGTGGTGAAAGGCGCGCTGCTGCATTTTGATCTTAAACAGCGGGAAGTGGAGCTGAGGCTCACGGTGCACAATGTATATCTGAAAACAAAGGGCTTTGGAGGAAAACCGTGCATCAGTAAAGAGCAGGTGATGTCTGTAAAGACGGAGGAGTTTATGAAACGCCGTTACGAGTTCAGAAATAATACGCAAACAGGAGTGATGGAGTATCGCGAGCGCAATTCTTTCTTTTTTGATTTCCGCCCTGTGTCGCAGTTGGTGCTCAACAGCATTGCGCTCAATGCTCAGGAGGAAGGACTTCAGTTGTGGGACAGAGACGTTACGCGGTATGTTTATTCCGACAGAACTCCGCAGTTTGCACCCATTGAAGATTTCCTGGCCGGGCTGCCCGAATGGGACGGGGAAGACCGCATTCGCCTGCTGGCCGACTCGGTACCGTGTAAAAACAAGCACTGGAGAGACTTTTTTCATCGCTGGTTTCTGTGCATGACGGCGCACTGGAGAGGAATGGATAAAATGCATGCAAACAGTACTTCACCTTTGCTTATAGGTAAGCAAGGATACAGAAAATCGACTTTCTGCCTTAGTATTCTTCCGCCGCAACTACGTGCGTATTACACGGACAGCATAGACTTTGGCAATAAGAATGCCGCGGAGATGTACCTTAATAGATTTGCGCTAATCAGCATCGATGAGTTCGATCAGATAAGTACCCGTCAGCAGGGATTTTTAAAGCATTTGCTGCAAAAGCCGGTGGTGAATACCCGCAAGGCTCACCAGAGTGCCGTGCAGGAACTTCGCCGATATGCTTCGTTCATTGGCACCAGTAATCATTATGATTTGCTCACTGATAATTCGGGCGGTCGCCGGTATATCTGTATAGAGGTAACCGCACCCATCGTTCTTCCCGAGTCTATAAATTATACTCAGCTTTATGCGCAGGCACAGAGTGAGATTCTGAGGGGCGAGCGTTATTGGTTTAACAGTGAAGATGAGGCTATTCTGACTAAAAATAATGAGGCTTTTGAGGTGCAGCCTCCTGTAGAGCTGTTATTTCTTCAGTATTACCGCCCTGTAGAAGAGGGCGAGACGGGCGAAAGACTCCGTGCGATAGAGATTCTTACAAGGTTGCAGAAAAAGAGTGGCTTTAAACTCTCGGACACAAAGATTGGTACTTTCGGGCGTATTCTTACTAAGCTCAATATTCCGCTGAGTGAGACAAACCAAGGTAGGAAATATTGCGTTATTGAATGTTAA
- a CDS encoding sugar-binding domain-containing protein, translating to MIKQFLTLITLTVCISASAQWKPAGDKIKTNWTDKIDINKVLPEYPRPIMERDEWQNLNGLWNYAILSAGKSVPDNYDGKILVPFAIESSLSGVAKELGDKNELWYQREFTIPAKWNKKKVLLNFGAVDWKADVWVNNIKVGQHTGGYTPFSFDITSALTKGTNKLVVRVWDPADKGFQPRGKQVASPNGIWYTSVSGIWQTVWIEPVSEHYITNVKTTPNIDNNSLKVEVATDAKIAADKIEVKVFDGKQLVAVATSVNGFPVEVAMPSNAKLWSPDSPFLYTMKVSLFSNGKLMDQLNSYSAMRKYSTKRDDKGIVRLQLNNKDLFQFGPLDQGWWPDGLYTAPTDEALAYDIQKTKDFGFNMIRKHVKVEPARWYTHCDQLGVIVWQDMPSGDRSPEWQNRQYFNGTEMKRSAESESNYRKEWKEIIDYLYSFPCIGTWVPFNEAWGQFKSPEITEWTKQYDPSRLVNPASGGNHYTCGDILDLHNYPGPEMYMYDAQRATVLGEYGGIGLALKDHLWEPDRNWGYVQFTTSEETTNEYVKYAKQLKEMIARGFSAAVYTQTTDVEVEVNGLMTYDRKVIKLNENRLKEINKEICGSLNH from the coding sequence ATGATAAAACAATTTCTCACTCTAATAACTCTGACTGTATGTATATCCGCTTCTGCCCAATGGAAGCCTGCCGGAGATAAAATAAAAACCAACTGGACTGATAAAATAGATATTAATAAGGTATTGCCTGAATATCCTCGTCCTATTATGGAACGCGATGAATGGCAAAATCTGAACGGACTATGGAACTATGCCATTTTATCGGCTGGAAAGTCTGTTCCTGATAATTATGATGGAAAAATTCTGGTTCCCTTTGCTATTGAATCATCTTTATCGGGCGTTGCAAAAGAACTGGGTGATAAAAACGAATTATGGTATCAACGGGAATTTACTATTCCTGCCAAATGGAATAAAAAGAAAGTCTTACTGAATTTTGGAGCTGTTGACTGGAAAGCAGACGTATGGGTAAATAATATTAAGGTAGGACAACATACTGGTGGATATACTCCCTTTTCCTTTGATATAACATCAGCGCTTACTAAAGGAACTAACAAATTAGTAGTAAGGGTATGGGATCCTGCAGATAAAGGCTTTCAGCCTCGTGGAAAACAAGTTGCCAGTCCAAACGGCATTTGGTATACTTCAGTGAGTGGCATCTGGCAAACAGTTTGGATAGAACCGGTTTCGGAACACTACATTACAAATGTGAAAACAACACCAAATATTGATAATAATAGTTTAAAAGTAGAGGTTGCAACAGATGCAAAGATTGCAGCAGATAAGATTGAGGTTAAAGTTTTTGATGGTAAACAGTTGGTAGCGGTGGCAACCTCAGTAAACGGTTTTCCCGTAGAGGTTGCCATGCCTTCCAATGCTAAACTCTGGTCTCCTGATTCTCCTTTCTTATATACAATGAAAGTTTCTTTATTTAGTAATGGTAAGCTGATGGATCAATTAAACAGCTATTCCGCTATGCGTAAGTATTCAACAAAACGTGATGATAAAGGGATTGTTCGTTTGCAACTGAATAACAAAGACTTATTCCAGTTTGGTCCTCTGGATCAGGGATGGTGGCCTGACGGATTGTATACTGCTCCAACTGATGAGGCTTTAGCTTACGATATACAAAAAACAAAGGATTTTGGGTTTAACATGATCCGTAAACATGTAAAAGTGGAACCTGCCCGCTGGTATACTCATTGTGATCAGCTAGGTGTTATTGTTTGGCAGGATATGCCTAGTGGAGACAGAAGTCCGGAATGGCAAAACAGACAATATTTCAATGGTACTGAAATGAAACGTTCGGCAGAATCAGAATCCAATTATCGCAAAGAATGGAAAGAGATCATTGATTATTTATATTCTTTTCCATGCATCGGTACCTGGGTGCCTTTCAACGAAGCATGGGGGCAGTTTAAATCTCCTGAAATTACAGAGTGGACAAAACAATACGACCCTTCTCGCTTAGTAAATCCTGCCAGTGGCGGCAATCACTATACTTGCGGTGACATTCTTGATTTGCATAATTATCCCGGACCCGAAATGTATATGTATGATGCACAGCGTGCAACTGTACTTGGAGAGTACGGAGGTATTGGTCTTGCATTGAAAGATCATCTTTGGGAGCCTGATCGTAACTGGGGATATGTTCAGTTTACTACCTCTGAGGAAACTACAAACGAGTATGTAAAGTATGCAAAGCAATTGAAAGAAATGATAGCCCGTGGTTTTTCTGCTGCTGTTTACACACAAACTACTGATGTGGAAGTGGAGGTTAACGGACTGATGACTTATGATCGGAAAGTAATTAAATTAAATGAAAATAGATTGAAAGAAATAAATAAAGAAATATGCGGAAGTTTAAATCACTAA